A stretch of Solea senegalensis isolate Sse05_10M linkage group LG10, IFAPA_SoseM_1, whole genome shotgun sequence DNA encodes these proteins:
- the LOC122775867 gene encoding anoctamin-5-like: MHRITGKAGGDSLIEMSPTESFNDDINGYHQHASSSSGSLQQGQSAIDKHQQSKDSVFFRDGLRRIDFVLSYVDDKDGERKLERRKYYEANLVKVGLELETEDKSESEDGKTYFVKVHAPWEVLATYADVLKIKVPFKVNDIPDNSEMPMNWLSTPFRLPEQIMHPEPDFFTAPFNKSKSDFFLIDDKDTFFPPSTRNRIVYYILSRCSYLRDECADKDKKGIKRLLNNGTYTAAFPLHDCRYWTKSRDPNCESERNNLYKHWAGFISFFKEQPLNLIRKYYGEKIGIYFAWLGFYTEMLLFAAVVGTICFIYGLLTYDDNEWSKEICSEEIGGHIVMCPLCDKKCGYWKLNTTCHSSWQSHLFDNVGTVFFAIFMGIWVTLFLEFWKRRQARLEYEWDLVDFEEEQQQLQLRPEYETKCTNRKMNRITQESEWVLNRTATDIMGKLCLCWATVMLWISLIIACIIGVIAYRLAVYAAFASIMKDSPTTKVQVVGAYITPQLATSVTASCINFVIIMILNLMYERVAVWITDMGEGQSGRMYPHINVCSAGENMLFCVFKVR; this comes from the exons ATTGACAAACATCAGCAAAGTAAAGACTCTGTATTCTTCCGTGATGGGTTACGTAGGATAGATTTTGTCCTGTCCTACGTCGATGACAAAGACGGCGAGAGAAAACTG gagaggaggaagtaTTATGAGGCCAATTTGGTAAAGGTTGGTCTGGAGCTTGAGACAGAAGATAAATCG GAGTCAGAGGATGGAAAGACTTATTTTGTGAAGGTCCACGCGCCATGGGAAGTGTTGGCCACCTACGCAGACGTACTGAAGATCAAGGTTCCGTTCAAGGTGAACGACATCCCCGACAACAGCGAGATGCCCATGAACTGGCTGTCCACGCCCTTTCGTCTGCCGGAGCAGATCATGCATCCTGAGCCAGACTTTTTCACAGCTCCTTTCAACAAGAGCAAGTCTGACTTCTTCCTCATCGATGACAAAGACACATTCTTTCCACCGTCCACTCGCAACAGGATA GTCTACTATATCCTTTCCCGCTGTTCATACTTGAGGGATGAATGTGCAGATAAAGACAAGAAGGGAATCAAGAGGTTACTCAACAACGGCACCTACACTGCTGCCTTTCCCCTGCATGAT TGTCGATACTGGACAAAATCGAGGGATCCCAACTGTGAAAGTGAGAGAAACAATCTCTACAAACACTGGGCAGGATTTATCTCTTTCTTCAAGGAGCAGCCCCTCAATCTCATCAG GAAGTATTATGGGGAAAAGATTGGCATTTATTTTGCGTGGCTCGGTTTCTACACGGAGATGCTGTTGTTTGCTGCAGTTGTGGGGACAATTTGTTTCATCTACGGACTCCTCACTTACGACGACAATGAGTGGAG TAAAGAAATATGTAGTGAGGAGATTGGAGGCCATATTGTCATGTGTCCACTGTGTGACAAGAAATGTGGCTACTGGAAACTCAACACAACGTGCCACTCCTCATGG CAATCACACCTGTTTGACAATGTGGGAACGGTGTTCTTTGCCATATTCATGGGGATTTGGG tgactCTGTTTCTGGAGTTCTGGAAGAGACGGCAGGCCCGACTCGAATACGAGTGGGATCTGGTGGACTTTGAGGAGgagcaacagcagctgcagcttcgGCCCGAGTATGAGACCAAGTGCACCAACCGCAAGATGAACCGCATCACGCAG GAATCAGAGTGGGTTCTTAACAGGACTGCTACAGACATAATGGGGAAATTGTGTCTGTGCTGGGCCACCGTGATGCTCTGG ATCTCATTGATCATTGCCTGCATTATTGGGGTGATAGCGTACCGCCTGGCAGTGTACGCGGCCTTTGCCAGCATCATGAAGGACAGCCCCACCACCAAGGTGCAGGTGGTCGGCGCCTATATCACGCCACAGCTGGCCACCTCTGTCACCGCCTCCTGTATCAACTTTGTCATCATCATGATCCTCAACCTCATGTATGAGAGAGTGGCTGTTTGGATCACTGACATGGGTGAGGGCCAGAGTGGGAGAATGTACCCACACATCAATGTGTGCAGTGCTGGTGAAAATATGTTGTTCTGTGTATTTAAA gtcagatag